A window of Marinobacter halotolerans genomic DNA:
TCAAGAAACTCGGTGATCAGGTATTTCGTGCCTGTCCAGGCAACGGCGTATAGGTCCGGATTAGCGATTTCACCCAGGTGACGATACAGGCTTTCCTGAAGTACCCGTGTAAGGGCCCTGGTGTCGCCTTTTTCGCGGCAGCGCCTCATAGCGTCGATATGGTCGCGTATCAGGGTTTCATGTAAGAGCTCGCAACCACCCTCTGCACGCCACGCCAGGGTACCTTCCAGCTCATCAAGCTGGCTGGCGATGTCGTACCACTTATCGTAGGAGGTCGCCCTGGTCAGTTGCTTTTCCAGTTCACGACGTTGTTTTCTGGTATTTTTCATAACCTACAGGGTACATCAGTAGGCCCATGCAGGTCGCCTAGCGACAATCCGAAGGGTTACGGGAAAGCCGGTCGCCTATGCCGAATCCATTGGCCTCAAAGAAGCCCTGGTTCATTTCCAGGGCCTGGAAGTAGTGAACTCCGGCTGGGAAGGTGGGGCAGTCGTCGCCTTTTGCGGGCGGGCAGGGCGGCATCTGTTTAACCGCGCGGATGAAGCCTTGATCATCCATGTAGGCGATATCCAGCGGTATCAGCGTCCTGTACATCCAGAAGCTCTGATTGGGCTGGCGCTCGCTGGTGTAGACGAACAGCATTCCGGCGTCTGGGGCCAGTGTCTGTCTTTCCATCAGCCCCCGACTGCGCTGAGAAGGGGTTGCCGCGATTTCAACGGTTATCGGCATGGCCTGCCCTGAACCAACCAGGCACGCCTGTTCCACCGGTAGGGATTCGACGGCCGGCAGCGCCGCCAGGCAGCCTGAGAACAGCAGGCATAGAAGCGGAAGCAGGGTTCGCTTCACGAACGCAGCCGGTAGCCGGTTTTGAAAATCCACCAGACACCTACCATGCAAGCCGTAAGGAAGAAGAAGGTCATTCCCACGCTGATGCCCACGTGCACATCAGACACGCCGTAGAAGGCCCAGCGGAAGCCGCTGATCAGGTACACCACGGGATTGAAAAGGCTGATGGTCTGCCAGACTTCCGGAAGCATATCGATGGAATAGAAGGTACCGCCAAGAAAAACCAGCGGTGTGACAATCATCAACGGAACAATCTGGAGCTTTTCAAAGCCGTCGGCCCAGATGCCGATAATAAATCCGAACAGGCTGAAGGTTATGGCGGTCAGCACCAGGAAAGCAAACATCCAGAAGGGGTGCAATACGCTGTAATCCACGAACAGCCGGGCGGTAATCAGGATAATCACGCCGAGAATCACCGATTTCGTGGCAGCAGCGCCCACGTACCCCAACACCACTTCCACATAGGATACCGGCGCCGACAACACTTCATAGATGGTGCCGGAGAACTTTGGCATATAGATCCCGAAGGAGGCATTGGAAATACTCTGCATCAGCAGCGACAGCATGACCAGCCCGGGGATGATGTAGGCGGCGTAGCTGA
This region includes:
- a CDS encoding DUF192 domain-containing protein, which encodes MKRTLLPLLCLLFSGCLAALPAVESLPVEQACLVGSGQAMPITVEIAATPSQRSRGLMERQTLAPDAGMLFVYTSERQPNQSFWMYRTLIPLDIAYMDDQGFIRAVKQMPPCPPAKGDDCPTFPAGVHYFQALEMNQGFFEANGFGIGDRLSRNPSDCR
- a CDS encoding ABC transporter permease: MNLHGVSAIYRFEMARMRRTLMQSVASPVISTCLYFVVFGSAIGSRMGDIDNISYAAYIIPGLVMLSLLMQSISNASFGIYMPKFSGTIYEVLSAPVSYVEVVLGYVGAAATKSVILGVIILITARLFVDYSVLHPFWMFAFLVLTAITFSLFGFIIGIWADGFEKLQIVPLMIVTPLVFLGGTFYSIDMLPEVWQTISLFNPVVYLISGFRWAFYGVSDVHVGISVGMTFFFLTACMVGVWWIFKTGYRLRS